The Astatotilapia calliptera unplaced genomic scaffold, fAstCal1.2 U_scaffold_132, whole genome shotgun sequence genome includes a window with the following:
- the LOC113017476 gene encoding uncharacterized protein LOC113017476 gives MEWKSNIRRTQSLKSLSSSCDKPVWTDAGLRDKTTSVSQLVARYQTAVKGNKSIQGPSVDNDDRKPNQVLKEITPSRLESKETHLESLMRKNSEKEKSRAKTNLTRSKSMSSLKSSTGSIEALRALFESKASLKNNAKTSLRAADFTSSYTTDVSKMNGEVEDVQIAVEEQGMETCADKTDVKDDRVTRKVVNQHWPERKRTIGGIDFEKIAASQAGSNNKLLKTIQLKMKISERK, from the exons ATGGAATGGAAGAGCAATATTAGGCGTACCCAATCGCTGAAGAGCCTCAGCTCGTCATGTGATAAGCCAGTCTGGACGGATGCGGGGCTGCGGGACAAGACGACGTCAGTGTCCCAATTGGTggccag aTATCAAACTGCTGTGAAAGGGAACAAATCCATTCAAGGACCCTCAGTAGATAACGATGACAGAAAGCCAAACCAGGTGCTAAAGGAG ATAACGCCATCTCGACTGGAAAGTAAAGAGACTCATCTGGAGTCTCTGATGAGGAaaaacagtgagaaggaaaagtCTCGAGCCAAAACCAATTTGACCCGCAGCAAATCAATGAGCAGCCTTAAAAGCAGCACAGGGTCCATAGAGGCCTTGAGAGCTCTGTTTGAGTCAAAGGCCTCTCTTAAAAACAACGCAAAGACCAGCCTTAGAGCTGCAGACTTCACATCAAGTTACACGACAGACGTGTCAAAGATGAACGGAGAGGTTGAGGATGTACAGATCGCTGTGGAGGAACAGGGAATGGAAACATGCGCTGATAAAACTGATGTGAAGGATGATCGTGTAACTCGAaag GTAGTAAATCAGCACTGGCCAGAGAGGAAAAGAACAATAGGGGGTATTGATTTTGAAAAAATTGCAGCATCTCAAGCTG GGTCAAATAACAAACTGCTGAAGACGATTCAGCTTAAGATGAAAAtatcagaaagaaaataa